GACGAGGACCGCATCGTGCTGGAGACCCTGACGGCGATTCGGCGCGCCGGCGCCGACATTATACTCACCTATTTCGCCAAGACCGCCGCCCGCCTGCTGCACGGCGCATGAGAGCGGGCTTGGCACTCGTGCACCCCGGTGCTATGCACGCGCGATGATCCAATGGAGGTGGCGGCGTGAGCCGTGAAGACCTGATTCAAATCGAAGGCACCGTAAAAGAGGTCATGGCGGGCGGGCAGTTCCGCGTCGAGTCGGACAAGGGACAGCAATTCTTCGCCAAGATCAGCGGGCGGATGCGGCGCTTTCACATCAAGGTAATTCCCGGCGACCGTGTCACCGTGGCCGTTTCCCCGTACGATCCGACGCACGGGTTGATCGTCTATCGGAGTTCCTGAACCGCCGCGGTTCCCGAACCTCGCCCGGTATCGGCGCCGCGGATTCAGCGCTTGCGAGCGCCCTTGGCCCGGCCGCGGGCGGTGGCGGCGCCGGTCGCACGTTTCGCCGTCGTGGCCCGCTTGGCCGCCGGCTTGGCGTTCCTTTTGGGGGTCGGTTTGGCGCCCCGTTTGGCCGCCGGTTTGGCGCCCCGCTTGGCCGCCGCCGGCTTCTCCACGCGCGCCCCGCTCGCCCTCTGCGGCTTGCGCCCACGTTCCACCCGGGCCACCCGCCGCAGATGGCGGTACTTCACCTTGCTGCTGAGCTGACCGAAAAGCATGTTGAGACGGTCGCCGTCATGGCGGCGCAACGCCTCTTCGATGCGTTGGCGGTGGTCGTCGAGGTACGTGATCTCGAACTCGCGCGTCTGAATGTGGACGCGCTCGGGCACGGTCCCCTGGGTCTGAACGACCCGGACGATTTCCCGCAGGATTGGCAGATCTGCCTGGGCCACCAGCGCTCCCCCACCTCCTCCCCGTCGCCCCTCTTCTGGCAAAAATCCGCGGGCAGGTCCAGCGGATTTTGCGCGGCCGCGCCGGCCCGTGGGTCAGGATCGGTTCGACCGGCGCTCTTCGGCCTCCTGCGCCGCCTTGCACTGGATGCACAGCGTCGTGACCGGGCGGGCGTTCAGCCGCTCGACACCGATCTCCTCGCCGCAGCTCTCGCAGACCCCGTAGCTGCCGTCGCCGATCCGCTCGAGCGCTTCGTCGATCTTCGACAGCAGCTTACGCTCGCGGTCGCGAATGCGCAGGAGGGCGTTGCGATTCGACTCCAGGGTGGCGCGATCCGAGGGATCCGGGAAGCTTTCGCGGGCATCGGTCATTCCGCCCACTGTCCGACCGGCTTCGTCGAGGATCTCCTGACGCCGGGTCTTCAAGAGCTCCTCGAACCGCTCCAATTGCCTCCGGTTCACGGGTGCGTGGCCCTCCCTGAATTCAGGTTACGTACCATCGGCACCGGTCCCTGTAAAGTTCGCGAACCCGGCACCGCGCATCGCGCCGCTACAGGGCCGAACTGGGAGTGCGATCTTCGATCGGGCAGCCCGGTTACAGGCGAGGCGTGGCGTAGGCCGACAGGCGTACCGAACTGAACCGTGAGCGCGCCTCGACGCGGGTCGGGATGACAACGGGAGCGGTGCCGATCGGCAGCCGCACCCGAAACGTCGAGCCGCGTTCCACGTCGCTCTCGACGCGCACTTCCCCGCCAAGGATGGTGGTCAGCTCGCGCACGAGCGCAAGGCCGAGCCCGAGGCCGTCGGCGCGCCGCGTCAGCGAGCCGTCGAGTTGGCGAAAGGCTTCGAAAATCAGCTCGAAGTCGCTCGATCGGATGCCGATTCCGGAATCCTCGACGCCGATCTCGATCGTGTCGGGAGCGAGGCGCCGCGCGCGCAGGCCGATCGTCCCACGGTCCGTGAACTTCGCGGCGTTGCTCAACAGACCGTTAACGATCTGCCGAACCTTGCGTCCGTCGGTCCGCAGTACCGGAACGTCGGGGTCGACACGCCACGCGAACCGCACCGGTTTGGACTCGAGACGGGCAAGGACGTCCGGCTCCAAAGCTGCGAACAAACTCGCCAGATCGACGTCTTCGGTCTCCGTCATGCGGCTGCCCCCGGCGCGCAACTCGGCAAACAGCAGCATCTCCTCCAACAAGTTCTGCAGGCGCAGCGAATTGAATCGCATGCGGCCCAGGCTGTCGGACAGGACAGGGTCAGCCTCCGGCCCGACGACGGTTTCGAGCAACTCCACGTAGCCGAGGATGGCGTGCAGCGGCGTGCGCAACTCGTGCGACATGGTCGAGAGGAACTCGTGCTTCATGCGTCCCGCGTCGTGGGCCTGTTCGGCGGCAAACAGACCGTTGGCGGCAACCAACGCCGCCACATCGCAGAAGTGTTTTTCGTCCGCGCTCAACCCCCGGTCGTCGGCAGGCGTCACCCGTAGGCCGCCGAAGGTTCTTCCGCGAACGACCAGCGGCGCCCAGTGCATAGTACCCGTCGGCCCCGCCGGCAGACTCGATACGACTTCGCAGGCCAGGCGCGGGAAGGCCGCCTCGACGGCCTGCTTCACCTGGTCCGCCCATTGCCCGGGCGACCCCGGCGCGCTTACCGCATCCCCCATCGCAAGAAGAAACCGCAGGTGCTCGCTTTCTCGTTCCGCCTGCTGCCGCCTGATCCGCTCCAGCTTCACCTCTTCGGTCATGTACGCGTAAAAGACCGCCACGATGAAGAAAAACGGCAGCCGTAACCACTCCGCCGATCCCACCTGCCCGTTGGCCGTCATCCACAACCACGCCCCGTAGGTCACGCTCACCGCCACCGCCCCGACGGCGATCTGGCCGATGCCGTCAACCATCGCCGTGAGCAGCATCGTGAAGAAGTAAACAATCAGAAAGTCCTGCGACAAACCGACCGTCAGGTACAGGCCGACCAGAACGCACGCCGTATCGAAAAGGAACAACCATTTGGCAAAGCCGCGATCGGAGTAGAGAGTCGCGGGGACCAGCGCGAGCAGCCCGTTGCTGAGGATCAAGCCGAGCGTGTAGGCGACACTTTCCGGGGCGGTGCCGGTCTCGGTGAACAAGACCAGATAAGAAAGCGAGACGATGACCACCGACCGCAGCAACAGAATCGTCCGCTTGCGGTCGAGCCCACGGGGCTCGAGTCTGGGCGCGTCCGGTCGCATTGCACACTGTCCGCCGCTACGTACGTCGAGCAATGCCAATGCCATAGGGCACCGGTAGCGGGGTCAACGCACCGTGGGCGGCAAGCGCCCTGACACGTGTCACGCGACCGGCGATTCCGGCGGAAACGTGACAGGATTACGGCGTTGGATCCTCAGCCGGCAGGAATTGCCAGGGTCTGCCCGGCCCGCACGGTCGAGCGTTTGCCCAGGCCGTTGCGGCGCTTGAGGGCCTCCACCGTCGTGCCGTACCGTCGGGCTATCTCGGACAACGTCTGGCCGCTGCGCACCCGATGCGTCCGCACATTGCGCGACGGCGCGGACCCGCTTGCCCGCCTGGTCTCCTCGCGTTGCCGCGCCGCCGTCGCGCGCTCCCGTCGCTCCCGTTCCGTCAACGCCGCATGGCGCCGACGAAACGCCTCGCCCCTGCCCGCCGGCAG
This Candidatus Binatia bacterium DNA region includes the following protein-coding sequences:
- the infA gene encoding translation initiation factor IF-1, which translates into the protein MSREDLIQIEGTVKEVMAGGQFRVESDKGQQFFAKISGRMRRFHIKVIPGDRVTVAVSPYDPTHGLIVYRSS
- a CDS encoding HAMP domain-containing histidine kinase; translation: MRPDAPRLEPRGLDRKRTILLLRSVVIVSLSYLVLFTETGTAPESVAYTLGLILSNGLLALVPATLYSDRGFAKWLFLFDTACVLVGLYLTVGLSQDFLIVYFFTMLLTAMVDGIGQIAVGAVAVSVTYGAWLWMTANGQVGSAEWLRLPFFFIVAVFYAYMTEEVKLERIRRQQAERESEHLRFLLAMGDAVSAPGSPGQWADQVKQAVEAAFPRLACEVVSSLPAGPTGTMHWAPLVVRGRTFGGLRVTPADDRGLSADEKHFCDVAALVAANGLFAAEQAHDAGRMKHEFLSTMSHELRTPLHAILGYVELLETVVGPEADPVLSDSLGRMRFNSLRLQNLLEEMLLFAELRAGGSRMTETEDVDLASLFAALEPDVLARLESKPVRFAWRVDPDVPVLRTDGRKVRQIVNGLLSNAAKFTDRGTIGLRARRLAPDTIEIGVEDSGIGIRSSDFELIFEAFRQLDGSLTRRADGLGLGLALVRELTTILGGEVRVESDVERGSTFRVRLPIGTAPVVIPTRVEARSRFSSVRLSAYATPRL
- the dksA gene encoding RNA polymerase-binding protein DksA yields the protein MNRRQLERFEELLKTRRQEILDEAGRTVGGMTDARESFPDPSDRATLESNRNALLRIRDRERKLLSKIDEALERIGDGSYGVCESCGEEIGVERLNARPVTTLCIQCKAAQEAEERRSNRS